The following DNA comes from Serinus canaria isolate serCan28SL12 chromosome 1A, serCan2020, whole genome shotgun sequence.
AAggtccctgctgagctgctggagctggctgaccctctgtgctgtgctttgcaggccctgtggggatggcagcagctgctgctgtggcaacGGGGAAGAAGAGGAAGCGGCCCCACGTGTTTGAGTCCAACCCCTCCATCCGGAAGAGGCAGCAGACACGATTGCTCAGGTGAGCCCTCACCTGGCCCTGCCACCCCAGTGtcctccagccagccctggtggccTCTGTGGTCACAccaggtgctgccctggagtCACCCAGCTCGGGGATTTTTTGGGAGAGTCTTTCTGGAAGCCAAGAGTTGTATTTTAGTTTGCATTAAAGGGTTAAACTGCAAGGGTTAAACTCAAGGGTTTAACCTTTCAGGTTTAATCCTTTTAACCATTCAAGGGTTAAACTGCAAAGGTTAAACTCATCTCTGGTTTTGTGGTCACCAGGACTGACACTCTGGTGGATCCATGGTTCTGTTTTAACCCCAGCTGGTCACCAGTTATCTGTCACTGGGATATTCCAAGATATCCAGAGTGGCTTTAGCAGAAATTGAAGCCCCATCCatatcccagctctgcaaaggaTTTATCTGCCTCACCAAAAAAGTCATTTCTGCTTGATTAAACCATTCAGTGTGTTTATATCCAAATTCCCTTTGCCATTGGACAAACCCCGTGGTGAAGACTGGAGGGTTCAGAGCACAATTTTAGGGAGAATAATCCAGGGGAGATTCCTGCCTGAGTTGAAACACTTGTTTTGGCTTTAGAAACTTCCAGTGgagacagcagagctccagagccctgcaggtgctgcactCCAGGTGCTCTGAGGCTGTTTGCCCACCTGATGGCCCCcgagccccagcagagccaggggcagccctggaggcaCCACCCGGGTTCCTGCTCTGGAAACATTTGTGACCATCGGCTGCTACTGTTCCCTGCCTTCTGCAACAAAGAGttcttgctgcttctgctgtttgGGATCTCACTGGGCAGTTCATGTTAAATTATGGGGCAGAGTTACTGCTAAATACTAATCCAGAGTTACTGCTAAATACTAATCCTTGGGAGAGAACTCCCCGCCTTTTCCAGCTCCCTTCTggttttccctccttcccccagctcagctgtttattgtggtgtttctgtgtttattgtggtgtttctgtgttttttgcagagtttctgtgtttattgcagtgtttctgtgttttttgcAGAGTTACTGGAGAACAAATCCTTTTCTCCCTTGAAATATGAATAATGTATTTTTGAAGAAGCTGAATTATCTTGAAGGAattatttcctctcctttcacGCACCTACTTCATTTTGCTACATTCAGATAATGACAAAacatcttttgtttttccactctGACCAGTTGAACACATGCTTGTGCTCGATTTTCACCCCACTGGCATTAAGTGTCAATTCCAACCCCCTGGCTGTGGGATCTGGGTGTAGCTGGTGGTGCTTTTTGGCAAACCTGAAACTACCAGGACAGGGGCTGAGCTGTCACCTCAGGGACTGCTCAGGTTTTCAGGGGAAAACACGACTTCCCTCTTGCTTTTGGAGTTTCTGCCACCATTTCTGACTCTTGCACTGCTTAAAAGGCAATAAGAGGCAGAAAATATCCAGTGGAACATTTAATTCCCAAGGGAGTTGCTGATGGGGCAGGTGTTGGGACCTGGgtttcctgtgctgagctgttgCAATATTTCCAGTTCTTGCTTATCCTGTAGCTTGAATTCCTACAGGTCTGGTTTGAGCAGGACTTTGGTGCTGGAGAATTGCACTGGATGTAGAGCAACCTCTGTCTGCAGGCCTCTTGTGATGAATCATTCAGGGGCTTCAACAAAACACGAGTTTTGTGTTGCTGAGGCAGAGTGGAAGTGCAGACTCTCGCTGCcccagctttgctgctctgctgattTCTCTTTTCACATCAATGAGCAAAGGAGAGAGGGGGGAATAATTGACATTTGAGCTGCTGGGTgactgcagggagcacagcaggccTGTGGAACAGAGGAATAAACCCAATATGTGGCCAagctgagcagctggggctctgtTTCTGGCCTGCTTTGTGGAAGGGAGCTGGAGTcagaggggctgtgtgtgtgcagggtggtGCTGATGGCCATGCCCTGTTCTGCCCTGTTCCAGGAAGCTGCGGGCCACGCTGGACGAGTACACCACCAGAGTGGGGCAGCAGGCCATCGTCCTGTGCATCTCACCCTCCAAACCCAACCCTGTCTTCAAAGTCTTCGGTGCTGCACCGCTGGAGAACGTGGTAGGTGTccctgggaaagggaggaaagaaattCCTCACCTTCTCTGCAGATTTCGTtctgctcagggcagccttGGAGGCCTGGTAGGGATCTGAAGGTCGTGTTAAAAACCCTGGAAAACAGAGGTTGGGTTTTATGGAATGCAGTGCTGGACCTGGCTGAGTCAGTGGTTTcggagatcttttccagcctgaatgtggctgtgactgcctgACATGAGGGCAGCCCTGAGGTCCTCTCTTCCCTTCAAGAATGGCTGCCTGGCACATCTCACCAGGGGGGAATATCCTGGATTAAAAATCAGAGAGAACAGGTCATGACACAGAATGCCAGAACccctgaggttggaaaagacctccaggatcattgagtccaaggTGTCAAAACCCCActttgtccccagcccagagctctgagtgccacattcaggaattccttggacacctccagggttGGGCACTCCAaactccctgggcagctctgaccccctttccatggggaaattcctgctgatgcccaccctgagctcccctggcccagcctgaggccgttccctctgctcctgtccctgttccctggagcacagcctgaccccctggctgtcccctcctggcagagacttgtgcagagccacaaggtccccctgagcctcctctgctccagactAAACCCTAAAAAATGACATGTTTAaactcagctctgctgtctgcaCCTCATTGCAGACCCTGCCCAGGACAAGTTCTGCCTTCAGAACTTTTCCTTCCGTCCCACACATTCCTCCCTTGCCAGTGTTACTGCAGGTTTCATCAGCAGCTCTTCCCTAGGGCCGAGTCTCGGGGGGCTGCTGGCTgttccctgccagctgtgcctctgtttgctcctcctgctctgcagcaccttgGGGAAGGTGGCTGGgcctgcagcctgctcctctccaggtgctgctcacCTTGTTTACCTGAGCCCAACAACTCCCCACAGGTCCGCAAGTACAAGAGCACCATCCTGGAGGACCTGGAGTCGGCGCTGGCCGAGCACGCCCCGGCCCCCCAGGAGGTCAACTCGGAGCTGCCCCCCCTCACCATCGATGGCATCCCCGTCTCCGTGGACAAGATGACCCAGGTGAGTGGGCAGGTGACCCAGgtgagcagccagccctggcagaggcaggggagcagaggggtgTTGGGCATCTGGCAGTCCCATCCTGTTGTTTTGTGTGGCTGCCCCTCCAGGGGATGCTCTGATCTCTTTCCCCTGGGGCTCAAACAGCTCAGGTTGTGGTTGGAGGTGGAGCTTTGTTAGTGGTGCTGGTTTTCTCTGTGACAAAActgctggggagagctcaggctgctgggagcattCCCTTTGGAGCTGGGTTTGGCACCTCAGAAAGTGGGAACAGAGAAaatttccctgttccctgtttGTTCCATTCTTTGCCACAATCTTTAGGCACTGAGGTTGGGAAGGTCTCTCATGGACACCTCTCTGTGTTCTGCAGCTCATTCTCCTCCATTTCTCGCTGTGGATTGGAACAGAGAGGAGTTAACCCCAGATCAGACCCTGAGTGGGATATTTTTGTTGGGGCTTTATCAGTGGTGctgattttctctgtgaaaaaactgctggggagagctcaggctgctgggagcattCCCTTTGGAGCTGGTTTTGGCACCTCAGAAAGTGGGAACAGGGGAAATCTTTGTTCTGTGCTTTGCCAGAGTCTTAGGTGTCAAAGTTGGGAAGGTCTCTCATGGACACCTCTCTGTGTCCTGTAGCTCACTCCCTCCTCAGTTTCTTGCTGTGGGTTGGAGCAGAGGGGAGTTTGCCTCAGGTTCAACCCCAGATCAGACCCTGAGTGGGATATTTTTGTTAGTGGTGctgattttctctgtgaaaatactgctggggagagctcaggctgctgggagcattCCCTTAGCACCTCAGAAAGTGGGAACAGAGAAAATGTTCCATGCTTTGCCACAATCTTTAGACCCTGAGGTTGGGAAGATCTCTCATGGACACCTCTCTGTGTCCTGTAGCTCACTCCCTCCTCAGTTTCTTGCTGTGGGTTGGAGCAGAGGGGAGTTAACCCCAGATCAGACCCTGAGTGGGATATTTTTGTTGGAGACAGGGAATTATCTGCCCTGGGCATGTGGGAGATTCCCTTTCTCTCCAGGTCTAGCCTGACCTCCCTGCTGGAAGAAAGTGGAgggggctccccagggaagctgcaTCTGGAGGGAAATCTcctccccagggatgcaggaccTGAATTCAGGCAGGTGTGTCCTGCAGGAGGCTCTGGGTGCACCCAGTCTGAGGCACCACAACaagttttaaatgctgaaaagcgattttttttccaagggagTAGCAAGATGGAAAGGACAGCACACAAAGAGGTCAGAGCAGGGCAAAGATGTGCAgatttttcagtgctctgcagaggtcaccccctgctcagagcaccaTTTCCATTTCTTAGTGGAATCAGACAAGCTCACACTCCTAATAAAATTGTATTGAGCTTGCTGTGCTTTGGCTGGTACAGACCATTTCCCCAGTCcctgaaaaataagagaaaaatgatTCCTTGGATTTTTAAACTCCTGTGGaaggtggcactgcaggagctcctCTGGCAGCTTTTGTTGTGTCCCAGGAGCAGTTCCCCATGGAAATGGTTTTCTCCTCCTGGTCCTGCAGGGCCTTTGCTCAGCCAGCCCAAAGTGCTGATGTAGAACCTCTACTTTCAaatcccctcctgctgctctgtggcagaAAAACAGGGATCTCTTTAGGAATGGCCCTCATTGCAGCCCAGTGAGGTAGCTCAGAAGAGCTTTGTGGAAAGGTTTCTCCTGAGCTGGGCATCATTTATTGTGGGAATCTTGATTCCCAGAGCTTCCAGTATAATGATTCATATTTTCTagtaaaaaaatcagattttttttttttttttttgttttgcagcaaaGTTGCACAAAACCCTATGGCAAActggaacaaaaataaatacaggtgTAATTAGGATGGCAGGGACTGGAAAAATGAGGCCTCTGCTTTCAGCAGGTGCCAGCAGGCAGGTGTAGAGGTGTCATCAGTCAGGAGGTGAGAATAATTCTCCTTTTAATTGCTCTGCTTCCCCAGTGGTCTGGAGGGAAATAAAGCCTTTATTTATAAAGCCTGGGCAAAGATGTTTCTCCAGCCTTGGGAATGGAGTttcacctgggctgggcaggaaaaCCTGTGTTGCAGTGGGGTTTAGCCCTCACAGAGAGGGATCTTGGTGCTTTCTGGACTTTGGTGACAGCTGAGTTTGCCCCTCAGCTTGTTCTCAGCTGCCTGTTGATGTGATTGAGGAGTAAAACTGAGTAATCTGAGCTTAACCAAGCTGAGCTCAGTGCTCCACTCAGCTCTCACTGTTTCATGAACAGGTGATTTGTCCTTTAAGCTGACTTTTTTTGAGCCCCTGTGATTTATAACTTGCTGGTAGGAGGCAGTAAAAGCTTTTCTGGCTCCTACAAGCCAGAAAACTTCATAAAGTTTTTCAAAGACCCCATGGTGCCTGTTCACCTCCTGAGAGTgcattcctgctctcccagctggtCCCTGGCAGGATCCTTGCTGGAAtcagctcctgtgcagctgaGCAACAGCCTGGATGGTTTTGTGGTTTCCCATCCACAGGGATGGATTCAGGGCTGAGgtttccctcccagccctgggaggtgcagcagggatggattcaGGGCTCAGTGTTCCattgcagccctgggaggtgcagcagggatggattcaGGGCTCAgtgttccctcccagccctgggaggtgcagcagggatggattcaGGGCTCAGTGTTCCattgcagccctgggaggtgcagcagggatggattcaGGGCTCAgtgttccctcccagccctgggaggtgcagcagggatggattcaGGGCTCAGTGTTCCACTCCAGCTCTGGGaggtgcagcagggatggattcaGGGCTCAGTGTTccactccagccctgggaggtgcagcagggatggattcaGGGCTCAGTGTTccactccagccctgggaggtgcagcagggatggattcaGGGCTCAGTGTTccactccagccctgggaggtgcagcagggatggattcaGGGCTCAGTGTTCCattgcagccctgggaggtgcagcagggatggattcaGGGCTCAGTGTTCCattgcagccctgggaggtgcagcagggatggattcaGGGCTGAGgtttccctcccagctctgggaggtgcagcagggatggattcaGGGCTCAGTGTTCCattgcagccctgggaggtgcagcagggatggattcaGGGCTCAGTGTTCCattgcagccctgggaggtgcagcagggatggattcaGGGCTCAgtgttccctcccagctctgggaggtgcagcagggatggattcaGGGCTCAgtgttccctcccagccctgggaggtgcagcagggatggattcaGGGCTCAGTGTTccatgccagccctgggaggtgcagcagggatggattcaGGGCTCAGTGTTCCACTCCAGCTCTGGGaggtgcagcagggaaggattCAGGGCTCAgtgttccctcccagctctgggagatgcagcagggatggattcaGGGCTCAGTGTTccattccagccctgggaggtgcagcagggatggattcaGGGCTCAGTGTTccactccagccctgggaggtgcagcagggatggattcaGGGCTCAgtgttccctcccagccctgggaggtgcagcagggaaggattCAGGGCTCAgtgttccctcccagccctgggaggtgcagcagggatggattcaGGGCTCAGggttccctcccagcccttgtGCAGTCgctgtttttccctctcccacctCAGGTGCAGCCGAGGTCCTGCGTGGACTCAACTTTGCTCTTCCCAGAGAtcctgaggctgagctgtgaGGATGTGTAGGAAATCCCAGCCACAGGTTGTGCTCAGTTGTAGATCCCACTTTCCTTGGtgtttccagctctggagagcagtTGGAATacagctggctgtgctttgggctGTTGCATTTGGGATTGGGATAGCTGAGTACCATTAATTCTTGAATTTAACATTAAAAGTGAAAACACTGAGCCTGTGTGAAAGGCTGGCAAAGACCCATTTCTCACAATTTCTCCCAAATCCTCCATCCTGGGGGCTGCCTGAGCCCTTTCCAAGGGCACAAACTGGGTTTTTCCAGCCCTGGTTTGATTTTTGGGTGTTTCCTGCATGGTGCCAGCAGAGCCGTGGCTCCTGCAGGTGAATGTTCCCCGCTGTGCCCCAGGGGTGGGGGGGACATtacctgtgccagagcctggccTCGTTAGGGCACTAATTAGCCAAGCCCTCcgtgctgcagtgctgctgattGTCTCCCTGTGGATTAAAGACAAGCCCTCCTTAACAAGGACCTTGAGTAGCttgagccctgccctgccacgGAGCAGAAATTGATgtggctggaggcagggagctctgctgatggcagggcagggcagcagcttttAACTGCTTTGCACCACTCCTAAATGCTGAAAATCCTGAACTTGCTGTGCTAAAACCTCTCACCCAAAAAGAGTCCTACATTTAACCTAAAGCCAGAAACCAGAATTGTTAATGACACTAAAATGACAAGTGTATGGTTAATTaaaagtgtgtaatatcacaattaaaaaacttagagtttagcattttaaaatattacatattattttaaatataatacatatattattttaaatataatatatagcTAAtatatacaaaagaaaatagaagttATAAAGCAAAAACTAatccttcttcttccttgttCTTCATAAgcttaaataatattttataactaaacaaaaaaatccacattataAATTCAAGTAATTAATgattaagtttaaaaaatttcaatatAACTTCTTAATTAATAGTTAGTTTAACCTTAAGTAACCTTATACAAAAAACCAGTTAACCATTTTGTAACTTATTAATAGAATACTATacatattaatataaatatatatatattatatataatgtataatgtataatataatgtataatGTATAGAATAGTATATTATATAGTCTAATTATATATtactatataatatattatataataattatatatgattatatattatatagtatatagtatatattatgtatataatatgtaatatataatatatattataaagaatatattataaataaCTATATTATAAATaactataaaatataaataaaaataacaaacatcTAAACCTAAACACAAAACACCATCTCTAACACTTCATTCCCAATCtcaaccaaaacaacaaaaaaaacctaaaaaccaACTCCAAACCCCCTGCTGCTACCAGCTTTATTTGAATAacttaatttatttgaataaattaataaatacttaATAAGTTAATAATATATTAAGTATTTAGCAGAGTTGCTGCTAAATCCCAATCCTTGGGGGTGagctccctgcctttcccagctccattctggttttccctcctcccccagccctgtttATTGCAGGGTTCCTGGAGAACAAATCCTTGTCTCTCCAGGGCTGTGAGCAATGTCTCTTTGCAGAACCTGCTCTCTGGAGGAATTGTTTCTTCTCCCCTCAGCAGGCTCCATCCAGGGAGCCTGGAGCACGTCAGGGTGGGTGTTGGCCCTGAAGTGCAAGGTGGGTCATGGGCAGGCTGGGAAAAAGCTGCTTCAGGGCTTGTTCCATGGGGAAGGtggaaaaggcagctggaaaTGAGTTCATGGACAGCTTGGACAGCTTGGAGCACATGGAGGCAACATCCAGACTGTGTCCAGAGagggaaacagagctggagcacaaggagaagggtctggagaacttctgagggagctgggaagggtctggagagccaggaggggctgagggagctggaagggagaaCCAGGGGACTgagggctggaagggaaggagccggagggctgagggagctgggaggtcTGGAACcgggggctgagggggctggaagggaatggagaaccaggaggggctgagggagctgggaagggtctggagaaccaggaggggctgaggagtGGGAGGTCTGGAAccaggggctgaggagctgggaggatggagaaccaggagggctgagggagctgggaagggaatggagaaccagggaggggctgggaagagTCTGGAGACAGGAGGGGCTgacggagctgggaagggaatggagagccaggaggggctgagggagctgggaagggaatggagaaccaggagggactgagggagctgggaagggaatggagagccaggaagggctgagggagctgggaagggtctggagaaccaggaggggctgagggagctgggaagggaatggagaaccaggaggggctgagggagctgggcaggggctgagcctggagcaaggaggctcagggggaccttgtggctctgcacaagtccctgccaggaggggacagccgggggggtcgggctgtgctccagggaacagggacaggagcagagggaacggcctcaggctgggccagggcaggggctggggggattttgggacaATTCCTCCTGGAAAGGGCTGTGCCGTCCTGTCACAggggtggagtccccatccctgagggGTTTCAAAGCCCTGTGGATTTGGCCCCTCTCAAAGCCCAAGTGCCTGTGGATTTGACACTTGGAGACACAGTCaggggtggccttggcagtgctggggaacttaaaggtcttttccaaccgAAATGACTCCATGGTTCtatgaaataatttcctctaAAAGCTCTGAAGGGATGTAGGGAACTTCTcctaaatgcagtttttaagCTCTGAATGTGATTTCCTCTGACATAAGGAGAGCTctccccttcctgctctgctctgcagctgaaccAGCCTTTTCCTGGTGCTTCAAGGAGTCCCTGGTGCAAAATCAATCTTGTCACAAAACCCCGTGAgagtttttcatttattttggcaggacagggctggagaagTGTGAGATTGTGGTTTCCACATTTCAGCAGCCACTGaagctccatcccctcccagcaTCTCTGTAAATGATACATCAGCTCATGCCTGAGCTCCTGTCCCTGTACTGACATTGATAATGGGGGTTTAAATGAGTTAttgtgatttctttcttttttttccgTTTCAGGTTGGCTCATTCTCTTCCTGGTAGTGTTTGAATTGTGAAGTGCCAAACCATGGCTGTGCCTTGGTGTtgtaattttgtgttttctgatggaattttgtttcttctcttccacCTGCTGCCAAGCTGAGTCCTGGGAGATGGCGGCAAAGTATTGTCCACCTTCCTTGAGCTTTCAGGCCTCTCCCAGTTGATGGCTCCAACAGGATGGAAGTGGAACCCAGTAATTCTGCACAACACACTTCAAAACCACCCGAGAGGTGAATTCCTAAACACCTCTCCACCTTTTGTTtgttccaggcacagctgagagcCTTCATCCCCGAGATGCTGAAGTATTCCACGGGTCGTGggaagccaggctggggcaaGGAGAGCTGCAAGCCCATCTGGTGGCCCGAGGACATCCCGTGGGCCAACGTCCGCAGCGACGTCCGCACGgaggagcagaagcagagggTGGGTGTCTCCCTGTCTGCCTCCAaatgcagcacaggagctgcaggctgggttTTGGGGGTGGTTTTTGCCTTGAGGGACAGAAGAAAGGGTCTGTGTCATGGCCTcctgaaggagggaagggatgctggcctgttcagagcagcagggagctttGTGCTTAAAGGAAGGAGTTGGGGATGTGCAGTGGAACCAGGGGAAATGAGAGAACTGGGTGAAAAAGTAAAGTTTCTACCAGCCTGTCACAGAGATAATCAGGGAAGCCACCgtgctggggaggcagcagggcctgtGCAGGCTGGTTCAGGGCTGGTTGGGTGGGGaggctgggaatggctctgtGGCAGCATTTTGGTGCTTCCCCAAATCACCGTGGTTTTCTGCTTGGagtcacaggatggtttgggttgcaagGGCTCTTTTAAAGGTGTTCTCATCCAGCCCCTgcactgagcagggacaccttcactgGCTCAGGTGGCTCTCCAGGGTGATTCcttgggggaaggaggggatgaACAGAAGGAGATTCAATATTGGTGTTGTTTGCCAATCCTTGCAAAGCCCGGTGAGGACACGGCGCAACCCCCAGCGCTGAGCAGGCTCAGAGCCCTTCCCGGGGCtgactgtcccctgtccctcctgctggcAGGTGTCCTGGACCCAGGCCCTGCGCACCATCGTCAAGAACTGCTACAAGCAGCACGGGCGTGAGGACCTGCTCTACGCCTTCGAGGACCAGCAGACACCACAGACCACGACCACGCACAGCATCGCCCACCTGGTGCCCTCGCAGACCGTGGTGCAAACCTTCAGCAACCCCGATGGCACCGTGTCCCTCATCCAGGTGAGAGCAGCCCCCCGGCTTCTCCATCTCCAGCACTGCTTAAAGCACCACCTTGGGGCttgtgctgctcacagtgacccccaggtgtgtcacaaagtctcttttcccagcccggcactcaaaggagtcagagctcttcagttctcattctcaaggttgtttattgttccttatctataaattatttctcctgtccagccaaggtctgtccagcaggtcagacagaggcactctgcctgccctggggcagtgttatcttttatactaaaaactgcCTGtgcattatttaccataacttcccaatgCCATCACTGTGTTGGACACTGAGCTTCTGccttaaaccaatccaaaagtgccaacatcacccagaagatggagtctgggaagaagaagggaaaaggacaaTCTTGggatctctgctgctcacagtgacccccaggtgtgtcacaaagtctcttttcccagcccggcactcaaaggagtcagagctcttcagttctcattCTCAAGGTTGTTCATTGTatcttatttataaaattatttctcctgtccagccaaggtctgtccagcaggtcagacagaggcactctgcctgtccttggggcagtgttatcttttatactaaaaactaaatctgcattatttaccataactcCCCAAtcccatcacctgtgttagacacTGAGCTTCTGccttaaaccaatccaaaagtgccaacatcacccagaagaaga
Coding sequences within:
- the NRF1 gene encoding nuclear respiratory factor 1 isoform X2; the encoded protein is MEDHGVSQAEHMATIEAHAVAQQVQQVHVATYTEHSMLSADEDSPSSPEDTSYDDSDILNSTAADEVTAHLAAAGPVGMAAAAAVATGKKRKRPHVFESNPSIRKRQQTRLLRKLRATLDEYTTRVGQQAIVLCISPSKPNPVFKVFGAAPLENVVRKYKSTILEDLESALAEHAPAPQEVNSELPPLTIDGIPVSVDKMTQAQLRAFIPEMLKYSTGRGKPGWGKESCKPIWWPEDIPWANVRSDVRTEEQKQRVSWTQALRTIVKNCYKQHGREDLLYAFEDQQTPQTTTTHSIAHLVPSQTVVQTFSNPDGTVSLIQVGTGATVATLADASELPTTVTVAQVNYSAVADGEVEQNWATLQGGEMTIQTTQASEATQAVASLAEAAVAASQEMQQGATVTMALNSEAAAHAVATLAEATLQGGGQIVLSGETAAAVGALTGVQDANGMLAADYSCCKWNVAEGSSGEWIFVVVVWNVGI